The Brachyspira aalborgi genome has a segment encoding these proteins:
- a CDS encoding chemotaxis protein CheD, translating into MVDFPSAADSNFKRITIYIGGYYASKEPAVIKTVLGSCISVCLFENKLKFGGMNHFMLPEMREWENPEDDYNHTRYGLFAMEVLINEIIKLGGKKENLTAKIFGGGHVLTGMTSNLLQIPDKNIRFAKNFLSEEKIPIISEDIGGSWPRKVFFFNTENRVLMKKMESQTKEFSVEQEIKYSKSLQNKIEEKSDITLF; encoded by the coding sequence ATGGTAGATTTTCCATCCGCCGCCGATAGTAATTTTAAGAGAATTACGATATACATAGGAGGCTATTACGCTTCTAAAGAGCCAGCCGTTATAAAGACTGTTTTGGGAAGTTGTATTTCGGTATGCCTTTTTGAAAATAAATTAAAATTCGGCGGAATGAATCATTTTATGCTTCCAGAAATGAGAGAATGGGAAAATCCAGAAGACGATTATAATCATACGAGATACGGATTATTTGCTATGGAAGTTTTGATTAACGAAATAATAAAATTAGGCGGAAAAAAAGAAAATCTTACGGCAAAAATATTTGGAGGCGGACATGTTCTTACGGGTATGACTAGCAATTTACTTCAAATTCCCGATAAGAATATAAGATTTGCAAAAAATTTTTTATCCGAAGAGAAAATTCCGATTATAAGCGAAGATATAGGAGGCTCATGGCCCAGAAAAGTATTTTTTTTCAATACGGAAAATAGAGTTTTAATGAAGAAAATGGAAAGTCAAACTAAAGAGTTTTCCGTTGAGCAAGAAATTAAATATTCTAAAAGCTTACAAAACAAAATTGAAGAGAAATCTGATATTACATTGTTTTAA
- a CDS encoding class I SAM-dependent methyltransferase, which produces MIIDKPEKFENEVLNQINDILDIKITKSKLTSEMTYLERYFLNGIVRQTKPKKILELGVSAGGSSAIILNAIKDFDNAKLYSVDYNTKLYYDNSKNTGFIIDEKFSNLKNKWKLYTGGTAAKYMEEIGGEINLCLIDTMHINPGEFLDFLIVLPYLKKNAILILHDIALHYNGNERHSITNCILFSCLRGKKLSFNEGLWNRFANIGAVILDENIKDNILDYLYLLTLPWEYLPTDNDILECQKLFSKHYKQDLVDKFINIMLVNKKFFINDKNLIESRNDKLDRLNKLIDTLAWWIPVRKWRDNFRNKFKI; this is translated from the coding sequence ATGATAATAGATAAACCTGAAAAATTTGAAAATGAAGTATTAAATCAAATCAACGATATTTTAGATATAAAGATTACTAAATCAAAGCTTACTAGCGAAATGACTTATTTAGAAAGGTATTTTTTGAATGGAATAGTCAGACAAACTAAACCTAAAAAGATACTTGAATTGGGTGTGTCAGCTGGCGGGAGTTCGGCTATTATTTTAAATGCTATAAAAGATTTTGATAACGCTAAATTATATTCCGTAGATTATAATACAAAATTGTATTATGATAATTCTAAAAATACAGGTTTTATTATAGATGAAAAATTTAGTAATCTTAAAAATAAATGGAAGTTATATACGGGAGGAACAGCGGCAAAATATATGGAGGAAATCGGGGGAGAAATAAATTTATGCTTAATAGATACGATGCATATAAATCCTGGAGAATTTTTAGATTTTTTAATAGTATTGCCATATCTTAAAAAGAACGCTATTTTAATATTGCATGACATTGCGTTGCATTATAATGGCAATGAAAGACATAGTATAACAAATTGTATATTATTTAGCTGTTTAAGAGGCAAAAAATTAAGTTTTAATGAAGGTTTATGGAATAGATTTGCTAATATCGGCGCTGTAATTTTAGACGAAAATATAAAAGACAATATTTTAGATTATCTATATTTATTAACTTTGCCTTGGGAATATTTGCCTACCGATAATGATATTTTGGAATGTCAAAAATTATTTTCTAAACATTATAAACAAGATTTAGTAGATAAATTTATAAATATAATGCTAGTAAATAAAAAGTTTTTTATTAATGATAAAAATTTAATTGAAAGTAGAAATGATAAATTAGATAGATTAAATAAATTAATTGATACTTTAGCTTGGTGGATTCCCGTTAGAAAATGGCGAGATAATTTTAGAAATAAATTTAAAATTTAA
- a CDS encoding protein-glutamate methylesterase/protein-glutamine glutaminase produces the protein MATKIKVMSVDDSALIRQLLTKIVSSDPSLEMVGTAANPILAESKIKTLKPDILTLDIEMPEMDGITYLKKLMLNNPIPVIMFSSLLEKHRELALDALNIGAFDYVIKPSANVRDGVEELATDLVEKIKNAYANRGKFYKKHGISMPGDIKESVIHTSSINLEAPQTSGFKVYQKNTADIILPLTPSREVPLDKIILIGSSTGGTEALVECLKDVTPSAPPIVITQHMPEHFTTSFAKRLNNVLKIEVFESEDGMSVGRGQAILSRGAKHTMIKVRNGKYYVEVRDGDPVTRHRPSVDVLFRSGAVYAKHKAIGIILTGMGDDGANGMKEMHDAGAYNIAQNEETCTVFGMPREAIARGGVDEILPLDKILAAALKKA, from the coding sequence ATGGCTACTAAAATTAAAGTAATGTCTGTCGATGACAGCGCCTTGATTAGGCAACTTCTTACTAAAATCGTGAGTTCTGACCCTTCTTTGGAAATGGTTGGGACGGCGGCTAATCCTATACTTGCCGAAAGTAAAATTAAAACCTTAAAACCCGATATTCTAACTTTGGATATCGAAATGCCCGAAATGGACGGAATAACTTATTTAAAAAAGCTTATGCTGAATAACCCTATTCCAGTAATTATGTTTAGCTCTTTGCTTGAAAAACATAGAGAGCTTGCTTTGGACGCTTTAAATATAGGCGCTTTCGATTATGTTATAAAACCTTCGGCTAATGTTAGAGATGGAGTCGAAGAGCTTGCCACCGATTTGGTTGAAAAGATAAAAAACGCTTATGCAAACAGAGGCAAATTCTACAAAAAGCATGGTATATCTATGCCTGGCGATATTAAAGAAAGCGTTATTCATACTTCTTCTATTAATTTGGAGGCTCCGCAAACTTCGGGATTTAAAGTATATCAAAAAAATACGGCGGATATTATACTTCCTCTAACTCCTTCGAGAGAAGTTCCATTAGATAAAATAATTTTAATAGGTTCTTCTACGGGCGGAACTGAAGCGTTAGTCGAATGTTTAAAAGATGTCACTCCGTCCGCTCCTCCTATAGTTATAACTCAACATATGCCCGAACATTTTACAACTTCTTTTGCAAAAAGATTGAATAATGTTTTGAAAATAGAAGTTTTTGAATCCGAAGACGGAATGAGCGTTGGAAGAGGACAGGCTATTTTATCTCGAGGCGCAAAACATACTATGATAAAAGTAAGAAACGGAAAATATTATGTCGAAGTTAGAGACGGCGACCCTGTCACAAGACATAGACCTTCAGTCGATGTTTTATTTAGAAGCGGCGCAGTTTACGCAAAACATAAAGCTATAGGAATTATTCTCACGGGTATGGGAGACGATGGAGCAAACGGCATGAAAGAAATGCATGACGCGGGCGCTTATAATATAGCTCAAAACGAAGAGACTTGCACCGTATTTGGAATGCCGAGAGAGGCTATTGCAAGAGGCGGAGTTGATGAAATTTTGCCTTTAGATAAAATATTAGCGGCGGCTCTTAAAAAAGCTTAA
- a CDS encoding TIGR00730 family Rossman fold protein, with protein MRRENFELQNADMQQESWRIFRIIGEFVEGFETMSYYKNAVTIFGSARTKEEHPHYKAAYETAKLLAKNKYDIITGGGPGIMEAGNRGAYDANGNSIGLCIELPHEQKTNPYVKEEIKFRYFFARKVMFVKYAKALIIFPGGFGTMDEMFETLTLIQTKVLHRIPVIVYGKEFYNDLLNWIKKDMINEQYIDVEDLDLLNFMETPKDALNIIKKFYKNKK; from the coding sequence ATGAGAAGAGAAAATTTTGAATTACAAAACGCTGATATGCAACAGGAATCTTGGCGTATATTTAGAATAATTGGAGAGTTTGTCGAAGGTTTTGAAACTATGTCTTATTATAAAAACGCGGTTACGATTTTCGGAAGTGCAAGAACTAAAGAGGAGCATCCGCATTATAAAGCGGCTTATGAAACTGCAAAATTACTCGCTAAAAATAAATACGATATAATAACTGGAGGCGGACCTGGAATAATGGAAGCGGGAAATAGAGGAGCTTACGATGCGAATGGGAATTCAATCGGATTATGCATAGAACTTCCGCATGAACAAAAAACAAATCCTTATGTTAAAGAAGAAATTAAATTCAGATATTTTTTTGCAAGAAAAGTTATGTTCGTTAAATATGCAAAAGCTTTAATAATATTTCCAGGCGGATTTGGAACTATGGATGAAATGTTTGAAACTTTAACTTTAATACAAACTAAAGTATTGCATAGAATTCCCGTTATAGTTTACGGAAAAGAATTTTATAACGACCTTTTAAATTGGATAAAAAAAGATATGATTAACGAACAGTATATAGATGTGGAAGATTTGGATTTGCTTAATTTTATGGAAACTCCAAAAGACGCTTTAAATATAATTAAAAAGTTTTATAAAAATAAAAAATGA